The Longimicrobium sp. genome segment CTTCGATTGGGATGCGGAGCACGGCCGGCTGGTGTACGCTCACAACCCGTTCAGCATGCCGCACCCGGACGACCTCCCCATCTTCCTGGAGGCGTCGAGGAACGGCGCTCCGACGGGTGCAGAGGCGCGCGCGCTGTACGCACGGGGCCTGCGCTCGCGCGCGTACGACGCGGTGTGCAACGGGGCGGAGATGGCGAGCGGCTCGGTCCGCATCCACATCCCCGAGCTGCAGCGCTCCGTCTTCGCGGCGATGGGGATCGGTGAGGAGGAGGCGGAGGCGAAGTTCGGGTTCCTGCTGGAGGCGTACCGTTTCGGGGCGCCGCCGCACGCGGGCTTCGCCTTCGGCTTCGATCGCTTGGTGATGCTCCTCGCCGGCGTCACCTCCATCCGCGACGTCGTCGCCTTCCCCAAGACGACCAGCGCCCGCGCCCTTTTCGAAGGCGCGCCCGTGAAGCTCGGCGACGATCAGTTGAAGGAAGCGAACATCCAGGTGCGTGGGAAGTAATAAGGGAAGTGCTAAGTCCTAAGTGCCTAGTGCCTAGTGCCTAGTGCCTAGTGCCTGGTGCGTCACCGCAGGGGACGGCGCGTGTCCCCACCATTTGTCATCCTGAGGGAGCCCGCCGGACGGAACACGGCGGAGGAAGCGGGTCTCACTGCGGCGACCGAAGGATCTAGCCGGCGAGGCAGGAGAACCGTGCGCGACACGCTGGACCTCTCGGCACGCGCAGTAGATCCTTCGCTTCGCGCCAGAGGTTAGAGCACGCGAGAGGATGGAGAGGCGCGTCGCTCAGGATGACAAAGAAGAGGTTGGGTTGACGTGCGCAGGGGGCGGGGCGGGGGAGGGCACGGGCGGCCACATGGGGCCGCCCCTACCAGGGGGTGGTGCGCGATGCGTAGGCAGGGGCGGGGGCAGGGTGGGCAGACACGCAGGTCTGCCCCTACGACGGTCGGCGTGCGGGGCACGGGCGCGATGAATCGCGCCCCTACTGGGCACTTGGCACTAGGCACTTGGCACTTTCAGTTCTACATACACCCGCAGCAAACCTAAATGCCTGATACATCATCGCCGGTCCAGCACCGGCTTCCCGCCGAAGGGGCGGACCCGCTCGCGCTGGGCGGGGTGAACGACGCGAACCTCACCGAGCTCGGGCGCGTGTCCGGGCTGCGCGTGGTGCTGCGCGACGACCACCTCCTCCTCAGCGGGCGGCTCGAAGACGTGGAGCGCACCGTTCCCGTCGCGCAGCACATGATCCAGATGGCGCGCACCGGCGTGCCCTTCGGCACCGACGACGTGGCGCGCTTCTTCGACGCGTCCCGCTCCGGCAACGGGGTGGGGAAGCTCGCCGATCCGGGGCGCGTCGTCGTGCCGGGCGTGCGCCGCGCCATCACTCCGAAATCAGAGGGGCAGGCGGCGTACCTGCAGAACATCGAGGAGAACGACATCACGGTGGGGATCGGACCGGCGGGCACCGGCAAGACCTACCTGGCCGTCGCCATGGCGGTGGACGCGCTCTTCAAGAAGCGGGTGAAGCGCATCATCCTGGCGCGCCCCGCCGTGGAGGCCGGCGAGAACCTGGGCTTCCTGCCGGGCGATCTGCAGGAGAAGATCGATCCGTACCTGCGCCCGCTGTACGACTCGCTGGAGGACATGATCCCGCCCGACCGGCTGCGCAGGGCGATGGAGAGCCGCTCCATCGAGATCGCGCCGCTGGCGTACATGCGCGGGCGCACGCTGCAGGACGCCTTCGTGATCCTCGATGAGGCGCAGAATGCCACGCGCGCGCAGATGAAGATGTTCCTCACCCGCCTGGGGCTGAACTCCAAGGCGGTGATCACGGGCGACAAGACGCAGATCGACCTTCCCAACAAAGGTGACTCGGGGCTGATCGAGGTGGAGCAGGTGCTGAAGGGGATCGAGGGGATCGCCTTCTCGTACCTGAGCGGGCGCGACGTCATCCGCCACCGGCTGGTGAAGGAGATCATCGAGGCGTACGCCGCCGCCAGTGGCGAGACGGTGCCCGACGGCAGCCAGGAGCCGGTGGCTTCCTGATGAAGCCCGCCGCCGCGGAGCTGCCCCGGCCCGAACGGCGGGCCGCGCTGCGCCCCGCCGGGGACGATGCGCCCTGGACCCGCGCGCGGCGCCTGCGCCACCACGGCTTCCGCCTGGCCCTGCTCCTGGGCACGGCGGGGGCCGTGACCGCGCTCTTCCCCGCGGCGCGCGGGTCGGACACGCCGGTGCTGGAGCGCGGCGTGGTGGCGCGCAAGGACGTGGTGGCGGAGATCCCCTTCCAGATCCCCAAGACCACCGAGGAGCTGCGCCACGACCAGGACGAAGCCGCCAGCGGCATCCCCCCGGTCTACGACTTCGACCCCACCGCCGCCGACAGCGTCGTGCGCGGCCTGCGGGTCTTCTTTGCGTCCGTGGATCGCCAGCTCGCCGCCGCCCCGCTGGCCGGGCGCGATCTCGCGGTGCGCCGCGCCCTGGCCTCCGCCCGCGTCCCCACCACGCTCGGCGCGGTCGAGGTGCTGGGCGACTCCGCGCGGCGCGCGATGCTGGCGGCCGCCACGGAGGCCACTGTGCGCGAGCGCTTCGGGCAGGGGATCGCGCGAGGCGCCGCCGAGCGCAACCGCCTCCCCGCCGTGCGCGTGCGCGGGCTGCCGGACGGCGAGCGGCTGGTGCCGTCCGACTCGCTGCACACGGCGGACGAGTTCTTCAGCGGCGCCGCCGCGGCGCTCCCGCCCGAGCTGGGCGCGGACGCGGCGGAGCTGCAGCGCCTGCTGCTGGTGCGCTACTTCCGGCCCTCGCTGGCGCGCAACGAGGCGGAGACGCGCGCCGCCCGCGCCCGCGCCCGCGCCGCGGTCGACCCCGTGAAGGCGCGCGTCCTGGCCGGCGAGAGGATCGTAGGCGCGCGCGAGCAGGTGGGGGAGCGCGAGGAGGAGCGCCTGCGCGCCTATCAGGCCGCCCTCGATGCGCAGCGCGACGAGCGCGGCGGCGGGCGCACGACGGGGCGCGTCACCGGCTCCATCCTGTACAACCTGCTCCTGCTGGGCATCGTCGGCTTCCTGCTGCGGCTGGCGCGGCTCCAGGTGTACGACGACGACCGCGCCGTCACCTTTCTGGCGGTGCTGATCGTGGCCGTCTCGGGGATGGCGGCGCTGGTGGCGCGTGGCGGGCTGCCGCCGGAGCTGATCCCGGTGCCCTTTGCCACCCTCGTGGTGGCCGTGCTCTGGGGCGGACGCCTGGCGCTGGTGACTGCGCTGGTGCTGGCGCTCCTGCTCGGCGGGCAGACGCCGTTTCTGGGCGCGGCGATCGCGTTCTCGGCGGCGGTGGGCGGGGCGTCGGCGTCGTTCGGTGTGCGGCTGGCTCAGCGAAGGCTGCAGACGTGGGCGGTCGCGGGGGTGGTGGGCGCGGCGTACGCGGGGTGCGCGCTGGCGGTCGGGCTGCAGCGCGCGGAGCCGTGGCAGGTGATCGGCTGGTCCGCGCTGTGGGGCGTGGTGAACGCGACGGCGTGCACGCTGCTGGCCATCGGCTTCCTGCCGGTCGCGGAGTGGTTCACGCGCGTGACGACCGCCCAGACGCTGCTGGAGCTGGCCGATCCCAACCACCCGCTCCTGCGCCGTCTCTCCATGGAGGCGCCGGGGACGTACGCGCACACCATCAGCGTGGCGAACCTGGCCGAGGCGGTGTGCAACGCCATCGGCGCCAACGCGCTGCTGGCCCGCGTGGGGGTCTACTACCACGACGTGGGCAAGATCGCCAAGCCGCACTACTTCATCGAGAACCAGCCGCGCGGCCGCAATCCGCACGACAAGCTGAAGCCGGCCATGAGCGCCGCCATCGTACGCAGCCACGTCGTGGAAGGGCTGCGCCTGGCGGAGGAGTACAAGGTGCCGGCCACGGTGCGCGCCTTCATCACGCAGCACCACGGCACGCAGTCCATCTCCTTCTTCCTGGACCAGGCACGCGCCGCCGACCCGGACGCCCGCGTCAACGCGACGGACTTCCAGTACCTGGGCCCGAAGCCGCAGACGCGCGAGACGGCGGTGGTGATGATGGCCGACTCGGTGGAGTCCGCCGCGCGCGTGCTGCAGGACCCCACGCCCGAGCGGATCCGCGAGCTGGTGGACCGCATCGTGGGCGCCAAGATCGCGGCCGGCCAGCTCGACGAGTGCCCGCTGACGTTGCGCGAGATCCACACGACGCGCGAGGTGCTGGCCCGCGTCCTCTCGGGGATGTACCACCAGCGCCTCGACTATCCCTCCGCCGTCCCCGCCCCGGAACTCCCCCGGGAAGCGCAGGAGCCGGAGCCCACCCGGGCCGCGGGGTGAACTTGCAAGAGCCGATCGTGGAGGTGAGCCTGGGCGAGGGCGTGACGCCGCCCGTCCAGCCGGAGCGCGTGGAGGCCGCCGTGCGCTACGTCCTGCGGGCCGAGGGCGTGGCCGACGCGGAGATCTCCGTGGCGCTGCTGGCCGACGGCGCCATCGCGGCCATGAACGACCAGTACCTGGAGCACGTGGGGCCCACCGACGTCATCACCTTCGCCATGCACGAGGGCGACGAGCCGCCGCTGGGCGACGTGTATGTGGGGGTGGAGCAGGCCGTCCGCCAGGCCGCCGAGTTCGGCGCGACGGCGGAGGAGGAGGTG includes the following:
- a CDS encoding PhoH family protein gives rise to the protein MPDTSSPVQHRLPAEGADPLALGGVNDANLTELGRVSGLRVVLRDDHLLLSGRLEDVERTVPVAQHMIQMARTGVPFGTDDVARFFDASRSGNGVGKLADPGRVVVPGVRRAITPKSEGQAAYLQNIEENDITVGIGPAGTGKTYLAVAMAVDALFKKRVKRIILARPAVEAGENLGFLPGDLQEKIDPYLRPLYDSLEDMIPPDRLRRAMESRSIEIAPLAYMRGRTLQDAFVILDEAQNATRAQMKMFLTRLGLNSKAVITGDKTQIDLPNKGDSGLIEVEQVLKGIEGIAFSYLSGRDVIRHRLVKEIIEAYAAASGETVPDGSQEPVAS
- a CDS encoding HDIG domain-containing protein, whose translation is MKPAAAELPRPERRAALRPAGDDAPWTRARRLRHHGFRLALLLGTAGAVTALFPAARGSDTPVLERGVVARKDVVAEIPFQIPKTTEELRHDQDEAASGIPPVYDFDPTAADSVVRGLRVFFASVDRQLAAAPLAGRDLAVRRALASARVPTTLGAVEVLGDSARRAMLAAATEATVRERFGQGIARGAAERNRLPAVRVRGLPDGERLVPSDSLHTADEFFSGAAAALPPELGADAAELQRLLLVRYFRPSLARNEAETRAARARARAAVDPVKARVLAGERIVGAREQVGEREEERLRAYQAALDAQRDERGGGRTTGRVTGSILYNLLLLGIVGFLLRLARLQVYDDDRAVTFLAVLIVAVSGMAALVARGGLPPELIPVPFATLVVAVLWGGRLALVTALVLALLLGGQTPFLGAAIAFSAAVGGASASFGVRLAQRRLQTWAVAGVVGAAYAGCALAVGLQRAEPWQVIGWSALWGVVNATACTLLAIGFLPVAEWFTRVTTAQTLLELADPNHPLLRRLSMEAPGTYAHTISVANLAEAVCNAIGANALLARVGVYYHDVGKIAKPHYFIENQPRGRNPHDKLKPAMSAAIVRSHVVEGLRLAEEYKVPATVRAFITQHHGTQSISFFLDQARAADPDARVNATDFQYLGPKPQTRETAVVMMADSVESAARVLQDPTPERIRELVDRIVGAKIAAGQLDECPLTLREIHTTREVLARVLSGMYHQRLDYPSAVPAPELPREAQEPEPTRAAG
- the ybeY gene encoding rRNA maturation RNase YbeY encodes the protein MQEPIVEVSLGEGVTPPVQPERVEAAVRYVLRAEGVADAEISVALLADGAIAAMNDQYLEHVGPTDVITFAMHEGDEPPLGDVYVGVEQAVRQAAEFGATAEEEVLRVTMHGVLHVLGYHHPDGPERMQSEMFVRQEELLRSFLSGDA